One stretch of Fibrobacter sp. UBA4297 DNA includes these proteins:
- a CDS encoding M23 family metallopeptidase, giving the protein MKKLEVHIYPNKESRGKTVTFSVRKVIIYFVLTVCAILGFIMFSPVQIVENLSNGNLMDVYHQNSVIKNEIKKIRTVVDTTILKIEETRIVRDSTLKLGGLGFTLENVADDEAPKKNLHAMRSTFRKTLNKLEADSALAAHIPVLHPLKNHHDIKSRFEMVFDAFTDQELPHRGVDFLAAEGDTVYAPGAGTVVEVRKHRGFGLSMKIEHMEHVKTFYAHLGETLVKQGAKVRRGDPIALIGKSGLQSSLGLHYEIRVNGTPVNPEDYFITK; this is encoded by the coding sequence GTGAAAAAGCTTGAGGTCCACATTTATCCTAACAAGGAATCGCGCGGGAAAACCGTTACTTTCTCTGTACGAAAAGTAATTATTTACTTTGTTTTAACTGTCTGCGCCATTCTTGGATTTATTATGTTCTCGCCGGTGCAAATTGTGGAGAACTTGTCGAACGGCAACCTGATGGATGTCTATCACCAGAATTCGGTCATTAAGAACGAAATCAAGAAAATCCGCACGGTGGTCGATACGACGATTTTAAAGATTGAAGAGACGCGCATTGTCCGCGATAGTACACTCAAGTTGGGTGGTTTAGGTTTTACGCTCGAAAACGTCGCCGACGACGAAGCTCCGAAAAAGAATTTGCATGCAATGAGGTCGACGTTCCGTAAGACACTCAACAAGCTTGAAGCGGATTCCGCGCTGGCTGCACATATCCCGGTTTTGCATCCGCTCAAGAACCATCACGATATCAAGAGCCGTTTTGAAATGGTTTTCGATGCGTTCACGGATCAGGAGCTCCCGCACAGAGGTGTGGACTTCTTGGCTGCCGAAGGCGATACGGTCTATGCGCCAGGTGCCGGTACCGTTGTCGAGGTCCGCAAGCATCGTGGCTTTGGACTTTCTATGAAGATTGAGCACATGGAACATGTGAAGACGTTCTATGCGCATCTCGGTGAAACGCTTGTGAAACAAGGCGCTAAAGTTCGTCGTGGCGATCCGATTGCGCTTATTGGCAAGAGCGGGCTCCAGTCGAGTCTCGGCCTGCATTACGAAATCCGCGTGAACGGTACCCCTGTCAACCCGGAAGATTACTTTATTACAAAATAG
- a CDS encoding Rne/Rng family ribonuclease: protein MANKCKRGILISKTPYEKRIAIMEDGELAELVVEGVSSNRVLGNIYKGVVQKVLPALKAAFIDIGLEKAGFLHQEDAMDRNELLRREYGDDDDEGDASKEISIDEILQEGQEIMVQVVKEPISTKGARLTTHLSFAGRFLVCMPGTNFVGVSKRERDPVKRREFKKVVRRLKGRDVGYIVRTNGLNESEFEINKQMRELESKWEQTKYNFETMPPETCIYEESDSIEQTVREYFGDNTDYVYIDNRDEYFALRDYLKVLSPDKLDKVKLWSSSESLFEYFKIENDYARSLQRQVPLPRGGNLVIEQTEALVSIDVNTGPKVHGKDQGKIILETNLDACHEIAKQLRLRDVGGLIIIDFIDMETDEDREAVYQEFRKAIRRDKAPISPAPISQFGLMEVTRKRVRVNLMTEKTECCPVCNGSGRIATLESTLGMIDRWLARAHTKGRLREVTLVVSAPVIDVLCKDLNRMFNYLEYKHNIKISLVEDEYAHINQFWMYDKNNEDITDLYNFA from the coding sequence ATGGCAAATAAGTGTAAGCGCGGAATCTTGATTAGCAAAACACCGTACGAAAAGCGCATCGCAATCATGGAAGATGGCGAACTTGCGGAATTGGTTGTTGAAGGTGTTTCCTCTAATCGAGTTCTGGGCAATATTTATAAGGGTGTCGTTCAGAAGGTGCTCCCCGCACTCAAGGCGGCATTCATTGACATTGGTCTTGAGAAGGCTGGTTTTTTGCATCAGGAAGACGCCATGGACCGCAACGAACTGTTGCGCCGCGAATATGGTGACGACGATGACGAAGGCGATGCCTCTAAGGAAATTTCGATCGACGAAATTCTCCAGGAAGGCCAGGAAATCATGGTGCAGGTGGTCAAGGAACCGATCAGTACCAAGGGTGCTCGTTTGACGACACACTTGAGCTTTGCTGGACGTTTCCTGGTCTGCATGCCGGGTACAAATTTCGTCGGCGTCTCCAAGCGTGAACGCGATCCGGTCAAGCGCCGCGAGTTCAAGAAGGTTGTACGCCGTCTCAAGGGCCGCGACGTGGGCTACATCGTCCGCACCAACGGCCTCAACGAATCCGAATTCGAAATCAACAAGCAGATGCGCGAACTCGAAAGCAAGTGGGAACAGACGAAGTACAACTTCGAAACCATGCCGCCCGAGACCTGCATTTACGAAGAATCCGATTCCATCGAACAGACGGTTCGCGAATACTTCGGCGACAACACGGACTACGTGTATATCGACAACCGCGACGAGTACTTTGCTCTCCGCGATTACCTGAAGGTTCTCTCTCCGGACAAGCTCGACAAGGTCAAGCTCTGGAGCTCTAGCGAAAGCTTGTTCGAATACTTCAAGATTGAAAACGACTACGCTCGCTCCTTGCAGCGTCAGGTACCGCTTCCGCGTGGTGGCAACCTCGTCATCGAACAGACCGAAGCTCTCGTCTCTATCGACGTGAACACCGGTCCGAAGGTCCATGGCAAGGACCAGGGCAAGATCATTCTCGAGACAAACCTCGATGCTTGCCACGAAATCGCAAAGCAGCTGCGCCTCCGTGATGTGGGCGGCCTCATCATCATTGACTTCATTGACATGGAAACCGATGAAGACCGCGAAGCCGTTTATCAGGAATTCCGCAAGGCGATTCGCCGCGACAAGGCCCCGATTAGCCCGGCCCCGATTAGCCAGTTCGGCCTCATGGAAGTCACCCGTAAGCGCGTCCGCGTGAACCTGATGACCGAAAAGACTGAATGCTGCCCGGTTTGCAACGGCAGTGGCCGCATCGCAACGCTCGAATCGACGCTCGGCATGATTGACCGCTGGCTTGCCCGCGCACACACCAAGGGCCGCCTCCGCGAAGTGACGCTTGTCGTAAGCGCTCCGGTTATCGATGTGCTTTGCAAGGACTTGAACCGTATGTTCAACTATCTGGAATACAAGCATAACATCAAGATTTCCCTCGTGGAAGATGAATATGCCCACATCAACCAGTTCTGGATGTACGACAAGAATAACGAAGACATCACGGATTTGTACAACTTTGCATAA